One genomic window of Punica granatum isolate Tunisia-2019 chromosome 1, ASM765513v2, whole genome shotgun sequence includes the following:
- the LOC116192592 gene encoding auxin response factor 5 isoform X2 translates to MMGTTVEGKIKTLQPQQPSTLLEEMKLLKEMQEQSGSRKSINSELWHACAGPLVSLPQLGSLVYYFPQGHSEQVAVSTRRSATSQIPNYPNLPSQLMCQVHNVTLHADKETDEIYAQMSLQPVTSEKDVFPVPDFGLKPSKHPSEFFCKTLTASDTSTHGGFSVPRRAAEKLFPPLDYTMQPPTQELVVRDLHDNTWTFRHIYRGQPKRHLLTTGWSLFVGAKRLKAGDSVLFIRDEKSQLLVGVRRANRQQATLPSSVLSADSMHIGILAAAAHAAANRSSFTIFYNPRACPSEFVVPLAKYRKAIYGTRISVGMRFGMMFETEESGKRRYMGTIIGISDLDPLRWPGSKWRNLQVEWDEPGCVDKQNRVSPWEIETPESLFIFPSLTSGLKRPFLAAETEWGNLIKRPLMQFPENGSGTVLPYPSVSNLCSEQLMKMMMKPPQMACFPPIPRDADSKIVVPLQELNNTRSETVNQKQDQSRAISSSPEVDATVKAESLAKAENQASEAEKSKLDPDNKIGPAPLNQAPPVGESNEGNVPTGLCNQHNNHISPLNIPNQNQAPVVLQPTSSPALQPIDALHTDPNGLQGSSALITADEWILNPAMAQSLAGLMRPQGTLPVLGMQDPSSSFMDPISQILPSMGPEMWDPSGNFRYLSQVDQLTPLPEQDPANLCCISNSVSVRDLSDESNNQSGIYSCFNGGSSVVDPSVSSAILDEFCGMKDARFQNPSDCMIGTFSSSQDVQSQITSASLVDTKPISRHDFPDNSGVTSSSNVDFDDSNILKNSCSWQQVAPPPPMRTYTKVQKAGSVGRSIDVTNFKNYEELLSAIECMFGLEGLLNDPRGSGWKLVYVDYENDVLLVGDDPWEEFVGCVRCIRILSPAEVQQMSEEGMKLLNSATAHGINI, encoded by the exons ATGATGGGTACCACCGTCGAGGGGAAGATCAAAACTCTTCAGCCGCAGCAGCCCTCTACTCTGCTTGAAGAAATGAAGCTGCTGAAGGAAATGCAGGAGCAATCTG GGTCAAGGAAGTCTATTAACTCGGAGTTATGGCACGCATGCGCCGGTCCTCTTGTGAGCTTGCCTCAGCTGGGCAGTCTAGTCTATTACTTCCCCCAGGGCCATAGCGAACAG GTTGCAGTTTCGACGAGAAGATCTGCTACCTCACAGATTCCCAATTATCCGAATCTCCCATCTCAGTTGATGTGCCAAGTTCACAATGTGACACTCCAT GCAGACAAAGAGACCGATGAAATCTACGCCCAGATGAGCCTTCAACCCGTGACTTCA GAAAAGGATGTATTTCCTGTTCCCGACTTTGGACTAAAGCCCAGCAAACACCCGAGTGAGTTCTTCTGCAAGACCCTGACTGCAAGTGACACTAGCACACATGGTGGCTTCTCAGTGCCCCGAAGGGCAGCAGAGAAGCTCTTCCCTCCATTG GACTACACAATGCAGCCACCAACTCAAGAACTTGTTGTGCGAGACTTGCATGACAATACCTGGACTTTTCGACATATCTACCGTG GGCAGCCAAAACGACACCTTCTTACGACTGGCTGGAGTTTGTTTGTTGGTGCAAAACGGCTCAAAGCAGGCGATTCTGTTCTGTTTATTAG GGACGAAAAGTCACAATTACTAGTAGGTGTGAGGCGAGCAAATCGGCAGCAAGCAACATTAccttcatcagttttatctgCTGATAGCATGCACATTGGGATCCTTGCTGCTGCCGCACATGCTGCTGCAAATCGAAGCTCGTTCACCATTTTCTACAATCCAAG GGCATGCCCTTCAGAGTTTGTTGTTCCATTGGCCAAGTACCGAAAAGCCATATATGGGACCAGGATTTCAGTTGGCATGAGGTTTGGAATGATGTTCGAGACTGAAGAGTCAGGAAAGCGCCG ATACATGGGTACGATCATTGGTATCAGTGACTTGGACCCGCTAAGGTGGCCAGGGTCTAAGTGGCGTAATCTTCAG GTAGAATGGGATGAACCAGGGTGTGTTGACAAGCAGAATCGAGTCAGTCCATGGGAAATAGAGACACCTGAGAGTCTCTTCATCTTTCCTTCTCTGACTTCGGGTCTCAAACGGCCATTCTTGG CTGCAGAAACTGAATGGGGGAATCTGATAAAGAGACCTCTAATGCAGTTTCCTGAGAATGGAAGCGGGACGGTACTTCCGTATCCTTCAGTCTCAAACCTATGTTCGGAACAGCTGATGAAAATGATGATGAAACCTCCTCAGATGGCTTGTTTCCCTCCTATTCCTCGAGATGCTGATTCAAAGATAGTAGTCCCTCTACAAGAGTTAAATAACACCAGATCGGAGACAGTAAATCAGAAACAAGACCAATCTAGAGCAATAAGCTCATCCCCAGAAGTAGATGCAACGGTAAAGGCCGAATCTCTGGCCAAAGCTGAAAACCAAGCATCAGAGGCTGAGAAGTCCAAGTTGGATCCTGACAACAAGATCGGCCCGGCCCCATTGAACCAGGCGCCTCCAGTGGGAGAGAGTAATGAGGGGAATGTACCGACAGGCCTCTGCAATCAGCACAACAACCATATAAGCCCGTTGAATATCCCTAATCAGAACCAAGCTCCGGTCGTGTTACAACCAACTTCATCGCCTGCACTGCAACCAATTGATGCACTGCATACTGATCCAAATGGCCTGCAGGGATCATCTGCGCTGATAACTGCAGATGAATGGATTTTAAACCCTGCCATGGCCCAATCCTTAGCTGGACTTATGAGACCGCAGGGCACATTACCTGTCCTCGGTATGCAAGATCCATCATCAAGCTTTATGGACCCCATTTCGCAGATCCTACCTTCTATGGGTCCTGAGATGTGGGACCCAAGTGGCAACTTTCGGTACTTATCCCAGGTGGACCAGCTGACTCCACTTCCAGAACAAGATCCAGCAAACCTCTGCTGCATATCTAATTCTGTCAGTGTCAGGGATTTATCGGATGAGAGCAATAATCAGAGTGGGATCTATAGTTGTTTCAATGGAGGTAGCTCTGTGGTTGATCCCTCTGTGTCAAGTGCCATTCTGGATGAGTTTTGCGGTATGAAGGATGCCAGGTTCCAGAATCCTTCAGATTGCATGATCGGAACGTTTAGTTCCAGTCAGGATGTTCAGTCCCAGATCACCTCCGCAAGTCTTGTGGATACTAAGCCAATTTCTCGGCATGACTTCCCAGATAATTCCGGAGTCACGTCCTCGAGCAATGTGGACTTTGACGATAGCAATATTCTGAAGAACAGTTGCTCGTGGCAGCAAGTTGCTCCTCCTCCACCTATGCGCACTTACACCAAG GTTCAGAAGGCGGGATCAGTTGGAAGGTCGATCGATGTCACAAACTTCAAGAACTATGAGGAGCTGTTATCTGCAATAGAGTGCATGTTTGGGCTCGAGGGGCTGCTGAATGATCCAAGGGGATCGGGGTGGAAGCTGGTCTATGTCGACTACGAAAATGATGTTCTTCTTGTCGGAGATGACCCTTGGGA GGAGTTTGTGGGCTGCGTCCGCTGCATCCGGATTCTCTCCCCTGCAGAAGTACAGCAGATGAGCGAAGAGGGGATGAAGCTTCTTAACAGCGCTACGGCACAtggaattaatatttaa
- the LOC116192592 gene encoding auxin response factor 5 isoform X1 — translation MMGTTVEGKIKTLQPQQPSTLLEEMKLLKEMQEQSGSRKSINSELWHACAGPLVSLPQLGSLVYYFPQGHSEQVAVSTRRSATSQIPNYPNLPSQLMCQVHNVTLHADKETDEIYAQMSLQPVTSVSENPLSCSQVSANARAMKDLSLFPFLRQEKDVFPVPDFGLKPSKHPSEFFCKTLTASDTSTHGGFSVPRRAAEKLFPPLDYTMQPPTQELVVRDLHDNTWTFRHIYRGQPKRHLLTTGWSLFVGAKRLKAGDSVLFIRDEKSQLLVGVRRANRQQATLPSSVLSADSMHIGILAAAAHAAANRSSFTIFYNPRACPSEFVVPLAKYRKAIYGTRISVGMRFGMMFETEESGKRRYMGTIIGISDLDPLRWPGSKWRNLQVEWDEPGCVDKQNRVSPWEIETPESLFIFPSLTSGLKRPFLAAETEWGNLIKRPLMQFPENGSGTVLPYPSVSNLCSEQLMKMMMKPPQMACFPPIPRDADSKIVVPLQELNNTRSETVNQKQDQSRAISSSPEVDATVKAESLAKAENQASEAEKSKLDPDNKIGPAPLNQAPPVGESNEGNVPTGLCNQHNNHISPLNIPNQNQAPVVLQPTSSPALQPIDALHTDPNGLQGSSALITADEWILNPAMAQSLAGLMRPQGTLPVLGMQDPSSSFMDPISQILPSMGPEMWDPSGNFRYLSQVDQLTPLPEQDPANLCCISNSVSVRDLSDESNNQSGIYSCFNGGSSVVDPSVSSAILDEFCGMKDARFQNPSDCMIGTFSSSQDVQSQITSASLVDTKPISRHDFPDNSGVTSSSNVDFDDSNILKNSCSWQQVAPPPPMRTYTKVQKAGSVGRSIDVTNFKNYEELLSAIECMFGLEGLLNDPRGSGWKLVYVDYENDVLLVGDDPWEEFVGCVRCIRILSPAEVQQMSEEGMKLLNSATAHGINI, via the exons ATGATGGGTACCACCGTCGAGGGGAAGATCAAAACTCTTCAGCCGCAGCAGCCCTCTACTCTGCTTGAAGAAATGAAGCTGCTGAAGGAAATGCAGGAGCAATCTG GGTCAAGGAAGTCTATTAACTCGGAGTTATGGCACGCATGCGCCGGTCCTCTTGTGAGCTTGCCTCAGCTGGGCAGTCTAGTCTATTACTTCCCCCAGGGCCATAGCGAACAG GTTGCAGTTTCGACGAGAAGATCTGCTACCTCACAGATTCCCAATTATCCGAATCTCCCATCTCAGTTGATGTGCCAAGTTCACAATGTGACACTCCAT GCAGACAAAGAGACCGATGAAATCTACGCCCAGATGAGCCTTCAACCCGTGACTTCAGTAAGTGAAAATCCCCTGTCTTGCTCTCAAGTCTCAGCAAATGCAAGAGCAATGAAAGATTTGAGTTTGTTTCCATTTTTGCGTCAGGAAAAGGATGTATTTCCTGTTCCCGACTTTGGACTAAAGCCCAGCAAACACCCGAGTGAGTTCTTCTGCAAGACCCTGACTGCAAGTGACACTAGCACACATGGTGGCTTCTCAGTGCCCCGAAGGGCAGCAGAGAAGCTCTTCCCTCCATTG GACTACACAATGCAGCCACCAACTCAAGAACTTGTTGTGCGAGACTTGCATGACAATACCTGGACTTTTCGACATATCTACCGTG GGCAGCCAAAACGACACCTTCTTACGACTGGCTGGAGTTTGTTTGTTGGTGCAAAACGGCTCAAAGCAGGCGATTCTGTTCTGTTTATTAG GGACGAAAAGTCACAATTACTAGTAGGTGTGAGGCGAGCAAATCGGCAGCAAGCAACATTAccttcatcagttttatctgCTGATAGCATGCACATTGGGATCCTTGCTGCTGCCGCACATGCTGCTGCAAATCGAAGCTCGTTCACCATTTTCTACAATCCAAG GGCATGCCCTTCAGAGTTTGTTGTTCCATTGGCCAAGTACCGAAAAGCCATATATGGGACCAGGATTTCAGTTGGCATGAGGTTTGGAATGATGTTCGAGACTGAAGAGTCAGGAAAGCGCCG ATACATGGGTACGATCATTGGTATCAGTGACTTGGACCCGCTAAGGTGGCCAGGGTCTAAGTGGCGTAATCTTCAG GTAGAATGGGATGAACCAGGGTGTGTTGACAAGCAGAATCGAGTCAGTCCATGGGAAATAGAGACACCTGAGAGTCTCTTCATCTTTCCTTCTCTGACTTCGGGTCTCAAACGGCCATTCTTGG CTGCAGAAACTGAATGGGGGAATCTGATAAAGAGACCTCTAATGCAGTTTCCTGAGAATGGAAGCGGGACGGTACTTCCGTATCCTTCAGTCTCAAACCTATGTTCGGAACAGCTGATGAAAATGATGATGAAACCTCCTCAGATGGCTTGTTTCCCTCCTATTCCTCGAGATGCTGATTCAAAGATAGTAGTCCCTCTACAAGAGTTAAATAACACCAGATCGGAGACAGTAAATCAGAAACAAGACCAATCTAGAGCAATAAGCTCATCCCCAGAAGTAGATGCAACGGTAAAGGCCGAATCTCTGGCCAAAGCTGAAAACCAAGCATCAGAGGCTGAGAAGTCCAAGTTGGATCCTGACAACAAGATCGGCCCGGCCCCATTGAACCAGGCGCCTCCAGTGGGAGAGAGTAATGAGGGGAATGTACCGACAGGCCTCTGCAATCAGCACAACAACCATATAAGCCCGTTGAATATCCCTAATCAGAACCAAGCTCCGGTCGTGTTACAACCAACTTCATCGCCTGCACTGCAACCAATTGATGCACTGCATACTGATCCAAATGGCCTGCAGGGATCATCTGCGCTGATAACTGCAGATGAATGGATTTTAAACCCTGCCATGGCCCAATCCTTAGCTGGACTTATGAGACCGCAGGGCACATTACCTGTCCTCGGTATGCAAGATCCATCATCAAGCTTTATGGACCCCATTTCGCAGATCCTACCTTCTATGGGTCCTGAGATGTGGGACCCAAGTGGCAACTTTCGGTACTTATCCCAGGTGGACCAGCTGACTCCACTTCCAGAACAAGATCCAGCAAACCTCTGCTGCATATCTAATTCTGTCAGTGTCAGGGATTTATCGGATGAGAGCAATAATCAGAGTGGGATCTATAGTTGTTTCAATGGAGGTAGCTCTGTGGTTGATCCCTCTGTGTCAAGTGCCATTCTGGATGAGTTTTGCGGTATGAAGGATGCCAGGTTCCAGAATCCTTCAGATTGCATGATCGGAACGTTTAGTTCCAGTCAGGATGTTCAGTCCCAGATCACCTCCGCAAGTCTTGTGGATACTAAGCCAATTTCTCGGCATGACTTCCCAGATAATTCCGGAGTCACGTCCTCGAGCAATGTGGACTTTGACGATAGCAATATTCTGAAGAACAGTTGCTCGTGGCAGCAAGTTGCTCCTCCTCCACCTATGCGCACTTACACCAAG GTTCAGAAGGCGGGATCAGTTGGAAGGTCGATCGATGTCACAAACTTCAAGAACTATGAGGAGCTGTTATCTGCAATAGAGTGCATGTTTGGGCTCGAGGGGCTGCTGAATGATCCAAGGGGATCGGGGTGGAAGCTGGTCTATGTCGACTACGAAAATGATGTTCTTCTTGTCGGAGATGACCCTTGGGA GGAGTTTGTGGGCTGCGTCCGCTGCATCCGGATTCTCTCCCCTGCAGAAGTACAGCAGATGAGCGAAGAGGGGATGAAGCTTCTTAACAGCGCTACGGCACAtggaattaatatttaa